The segment ACGGGGACGATCACCGCATCCGCGCGAGGCCAAGGCGTGGTAACGATACAAGCCAATGCGGAAACCTATGGTGCGGTCACCGAAGTGAGGGGCGGTTCAACGATCAGCGTAATGCCGACCAATACTGTCATGGTTGCTGCGGGAGCTAACTTGACGGCGGATCGAGATATCCATCTGTCGTCCGGCACCGACACGGCATCCAATCGCGATCTCTACACGATCCATTCACGAGTCGACACGTTCGCCGGTAGCCTGATTCCGCTCGACACCACCTACGCCAATGCCGATTTGATCCAAGACAACCAAGTCACGGTTTCCAGCGGCGCGGTCGTCCAATCGGCTGGGAATATCCGCTTGCACGCCGAGCGTTTTGGCGATAATGAAGTGATCGCACAAGTCAAAGCGGTCAACGATTACAACGCCCCCGTCGACAAGACAAATGGGGTTGATGGATTGTTTGCTGCCGGTGGTATTGAACAATTCAAGGGCAATGCGATCAGTAGCGCCAGCGGCATCGTGACCATCGAGGGGACGGTGCGAACGGGTATCAAGCGAAATCAAGTGCTGGAGATCCAATCGGTCACCCGGGCCAATGTTCCTGCCGATACGCCCGACTCTCCCGATCTCTATACCGTCGTATTGGCCGGACGTTCGACCGACGGCATTGGCTTTACCAAGAAACTGACTCCAGTTACCTCATCGCTGGATATTGCGCTCGCAGAGGCCTATCGAAACCTTGGTCTGTACTCAACCAATGGTACGAGTGCAAATCCAGAATTGGTTGCGTTTTACAACAACGAAATCACTCGGATCAATGACAAGCTCGCGGCACAAGGCTTGCTGGATACATCCACAGGGACCGAAGTGCCCGTGTCCCGAGAAACATTGACGTTGGTCATCGATCCGGTCATTGCTCAAGCGGGCTCGATCGACATCGTTGCCGACGAGCGTCTTGGCAGCGGGACCCTTGACGCACCGGGCGATGCCAGTGTCGAGATCATCAACCGCTCGTTCGTGTCGCTGGAGTTGTCAGGTATTGAAATCCCTGATCAAACCGGAGGCGTCTTTCTTAACTCCAAAAACGTCACGGCCGTTGCTTCAGCTGTACCGCTTATTTTGGTTGACAATGTAGCCGATGTGACTTCGCCGAGCCTAACCAATAACGGCAGTCTCGATTTGACTTGGCCCAACATCTCACTCAATTCGGGTGGCGCGATCAAGAATCTTGGTGGCGACGTGACGCTGCGCAACTTCCAAGCGGGTGCCGGCAACATCTTGGTCAATGGCACAATCCTGGCCAGCACACCTCGCATCTTCGCTGGCACGCAAGGGGCGGCATCCTTCAATGCCGGTGACAACAACTCCGCACCCTACAGCACTGGCGGAGAAGCTTACAAGAATTGGAATAAACTGTCTCGAGATGGGCTTGGCGTCGACGGCCAACCACTCGGACCAGGCTCGGGAATGTTTCCGCCCACAGAAGCCTCGCTACAGGACTATCTGAATCAAAGCCCCGACCAGGTCAATATCTTCGGGAATCGAATTTTTGTCACCGCACAATATATCAACCTCAATGGTGTGATGCAAAGCGGCAACGATGAGTACAACCTTGTGATTGGCGATGCAACCAACGTCGAAATTGAATCGCTCCGCAGTTCGTCTGGGAGCGAGATTCGAGATCTGACAAGTGTTTCCGATGGCAACTTCATCCTACAATACGACTTCGGCAACGATCGGATTCTTGTCCAAGAAGTCCGTTCGGGCGGCGGCTATATCGATCTGACCGGCAGTATTTCCAACACGCACAATGGCGAGTTGCGAGTGTTGGGTGGCTATTCAAGGATCAACATTGACAATCAAACCGATCACGACATCGAGCTAAAACGTCTGGATGTTTCCGAGCGAGGCGACGGAGTCGTGATCATCAAAGATTTCAATAAGGGCTCGGAAACCAATCCAGGCGTTTCGATCTATCAAGTCGAAGGCAACAACGTCTATGCACAGACGCCCGAAGGCACCGACACTCGGCCTCGCGCCTTCACATTCCAGTACAAGCCCAAAGATGGGTTGCGATATGGTTGGTCGGTCGCCCAGGACTTGGCCACTCGGACAGAGACCATCTATCGTTCCACAAACCTTTTGGGAATCAAGGTGCCGACCAACATCTTTAGTCAGCATACAGATTCCGCTTCGAGTCCTCGCCTGCTCGAATCGGGTGCCTACTTCTATACCGATACGAATGCCGCCATCGGTGACTATGACTTCAACTCCAGCCTAGTGGATCTCAATGACAAAACCACGTCCGGAGGCAACCGGTATCTTTGCAGCATCCCGACTGCAATCGGTTGTTTGGTCCCGGCAACTTACGAGACGACGGAGATCCGCGAGACAGGCACACGTTTCATTGCCACTCATTCAGTCGATGCGGATCGCCCGGTCGACATCAAGTTCCTCGGCCAAAACGAAGGGGCGATCTCGATCCACTCGGGCGGCACGGTTTTTGTCTCCGGATCAATTGGCAATGTGAGCGGGCAAACGTCGATCACCAGTGATAAAGGAGTTGTCCAACTGTCACCCACCGCGACGGTTGGTGGCCGGATCATCCGCATCAAGGCGGGGGACGCAATCGGATCGGTCGACACACCCCTGTTAACGAACATCACCGATCGCTTGCCCTCTGACTTTGTCTCCGATCGAGGTGCGGTGGGTACGACCACCACCGTGGGTGAAACCCAGTACGTGTTGGTGGCCGCCGGACATACCGCTGGCGGGACACCAGGGTCGGTCTATCGGTACAAGGGCACACGCGAGTCGATCAACCTACGCAACGAAGACTTCTCGAATACTGCGAAGTGGTTCGAGCTAACACTGGAAGCCAACATCGGACTGCAAACCACCAGCGATGACATCACAGTCCGTGAAGTCCAAGGAAACATGCCTGTGGAAGTCGTTGCGGTCAGCGCGCCGGGCGTCCCCAGTTTCGCTGGCAATGTCTCACTGACCGCCCAAGATAGTATCGTGTATGGGTTCGGCCGGTTTAGTCCTCTCAGCAGTTTTGTGGTTGGCACCTCCGTTAACTTGGTCGCGGAAACCGGCTCGATCGGCAGCATGAATGATCCGTTCCAAGCTGCGTCGGACTTCTTAAACGTTAACAAAAATCCCGGCAATAACTTCAACGCGAAGGCGGCAGGAGACATTTGGCTTGAATTAAGCGAGGCGATCTCGGTCGATACCATCGAAGCTGGCGGGGACGTGCATATTACCTTCGACGCTTTCGACGGCGGTTCGCTGATCGACGGAAACACCGTTGCCGTTCGCGATGAGCGGGCTATCGAAGATGTCGCTGCGATGGTCTGGAGCGACCTTCAACTGACCGTCGATCTGGGGGCCAACGAAAAACGCAACGAACGAATCGAAGCGATTGCCGCTACCCAAACCCAGTCGTATCAGGCGTACTGGAATTTCCGTAGCCAGCAAGCGGATCCAGCCGTTTATGATCCCAACTTCGGCGTCATGCTCGTCACCGAAGAGCGAGCCTTCTACGAACAGCAATTGCGAGAGCAAGGAACAGGTAACGGACTTGCTGGGGACGAACTGAATGCTTTCGTGACCGCCGGCATCACCACATTGGAAGCGAATCGATCGGCCCAGTACCACGATTTGCATGATGATTGGGGACCACTTGGCGATGCCTTTGATCCCGAGTTCCGCTATACGCTAACGGCGGAAGAGACCAAGGCGATTGACGATACGACCAAGATCTGGACGGTCGAGGAATTATTGAATCTGCAATCGGCAGCGTTCTTGAACGTGACCGATACGGAGTTTGTGATCGAAGAACCGAATATCATTGGTGTTAACATCTACCTGGATGTTCCAGACGGAATCGGACAATATCAAAACGGTTATACGATTGAGAGGTTTGCCGAGGATGGCTCACCAAACTTGTTGACGATCGAAGAGAGAGCAGCGATTGCGGCGGCAGAACCGGGCGATATTGTCTTCCTCAAGCAAGCACCGTCACAAGTCGTCGCTGAGATCCAGGATAACGCGATCATTCTGACTGAAACGTCATCCACTTGGTCATCGCTCGGTTTTGTGATCGGCGACTTTGTTCATCTTGAAACGAACACTCGCGATACGACCGACGACGGTGTCTTCTTCGAAATCCAGTCGCTCGACAACCAAACCATGCGGCTGATAACTAACGATCGCTCATTGCAAAACGATAGTCCTCGACCGATTCTGGTGGCTCCCGTCATCGCCGAGTCGGCTGCCCGCGATTCGGCGACCCATATTCGCGTGCTGCGTCGTGAAGATATCGACGTCAACGCATCCGGCACTGTCAGTGCAGAGTCAACGCGACATATCTTCCTCGGTTCCGAGACTGATATGACAATCGATGGAGTCTGGGCGGGTGGGAACGAGCGATTGCAAATCAAAGTCGGTGGTTCGCTCAATACGACGGACGCCTTAATCGTCGACTTGATAGGGGGACGCATTGTCCTAGAGGCCGCGCGTGGAAATATCGGTTTGGAAGACGATGCAGTTTTCATCGACTCTTCCGAAGAAGGCTACTTAATCGCCCGAGCGCAAAAAGAAATTGTCATCATTGAAGAAAATGTCGACTTTGCATTTTTCCCAGCAAACCTGCATGTCAACCAAGTTTTCTCGAAGGAATCGTTCGTTAACCTAAGTTCTTACGACGGGATCCTGGACGCACTAGGCACAGACGAGACCAATGTGCGAGGAACCGAGATCAATCTGCTTGCACAATTTAGGATCGGAACCGAAACAGATTTCCTTGATATCGACTTGATTGGGGAAGGAACACTCACCGCAGCCGCCGAAAGCAATATCCAGATTTCGGAAACAAACGGAAACCTTAACCTGCGTCAGATCTACAGTGCGAACGCTCACGTTTCTCTCGTCGCGGATGGCTCTATTCTGGACGCCGTGGATGTCGAAAATCCATATGATCCAACATCGGATGATGTCATCGCGATTCCAGGAAATCCCGCTATGGACATTTATGCGGGGAACATTTCACTGGTCGCCAAGCATGGATCGATAGGCGTCGCCGGTAACGAATTGGATATCAAAACATCAGCTCCCTATTTGCCGGAAGATCAGTACTTCAGTTTGACGACCTCCAGTGCGCTCAATACCTACATCATCGAGACGATTGACCCCAGGGTGGATGATGACGGCGTTCCTTTTGAAGACAACGACCTTTATCTCAACACGGTCACGACCGATGGTGCAACCGCATTTATTACGGCACCGGGCGGGAGTATTTTCAACGCTTTACCCGATGGCCAGGTGAATGTGTCGTCCGGCAAAGCGTGGCTGTTCGCGCTACAATCGATCGGCACTCCGGACAAACCGATTCGGACGAAGGTCGGATCGATCGAAGGTCAGGCCTATCATGATACGGTCGATATTATCAACGAAGGTGACCTGATTATCGGCGGTGTGATGGAGCCGTTTGGCGATTCGTTCGCCGGCAAGGGCCTCGACTCCCGAAATGATTTGAATCTGAGCGTCACCGGTTCGATCCAAATTGACGAATTTGTATCGTCGTTTTTTAAATCGACGATCCGAACGCCAGGCTCATTGACGGTTGGCGTGGATGGTGGGATTTGGTCGGACGAAGAAGCTGACTTGATTGTCGAAACCGACCCCAACGCACCGACCCCGGCAATGGTTGATTTTCGTGGCACCGTCATATCCAAACTCGTACGTATTCAGACCGGTGGCGGCAATGACCAAATCGTCGTCGCGCCGAAAGAGGTCGACGGTGCCCTACAAATCGAATCAGGAGCTGGGGACGATGAAATCGAAACCAACGGCCAACCGGCAACGATCGACGGCGGAGCCGGTAAGAACGTCTTGAAAATCTTCGGTGGTGGCACGCATTTGGATCTTTCAAAATTCGCCGACAACTCCATCAAGTCGTTCGATACGATTGACATGCGAGGCACCAGAGCGAATCGCATGTCGTTCGCACCTGGCAAAATTGTTCAAAGCACGCCGGGATCGCCTATCGAATTGTTGCAAGGCAGTGGTGACAAAGTTGATTTCGGTGTGGGTTGGAAGCCGGAAAAACCGCAATTGATCGGCGGACTGTTTACTCACATCATCAGCGATGGAACCGCGAAGTTCCAAGTCAGGAACGCGGCCCCCTACTTGAACCCCGCGAATCCTTTGGACGTCAACAGCAGTGGTGGCGTTTCGGCATCCGATGCGATCATCATTATCAACTTGCTCAGTAACCGAGTGTTGCCGGATTTATCCGCACCGATCACCGCACAAATGTTGGCGACGTTCAATTACATCGACACCAATCATGACGGCAAGTTATCGGCATCCGATGCTCTGGCGGTCATCAACTTCATCAACGAACCGGGGACGACGCCCGCTCCTGTCGGCGAGAAGGTGATTGCGACACTCGCTCAAGACGTGTTGCAGAGGGCGGAGCGAAAACGTTTCCGTACAGCGGAGGATGAAATACCCCGAGAACTTATCCCAACGCAAACCATCAAGACACATCTCGGGTTCGATCAAGTCGCCTTGACCGAGACGGGCGAACCTTGGTGGCAAGACGATGCGTCGCAAGAGGATGAAGAGGACGCGTTGGGGCTGGAGGAGACGATTGGGATGCTTGTTGGGGAGGGGGTGAAAGACTGATTCACCCACGGGGCAAGCCCGCGGGGGTCTACACGTTCCGAAGGCAGCCTTGGTAGCTGCCAATCATTGGCTCCCACGGGACAAGCCCGTGGGTGGCCGTCCCCCACGGGCTCGCCCCGTGGGAACGAACGAATGTCAGCTAACAAAAACAACCACCACCCACTACAACCTCCCCCACGGGCTCGCCCCGTGGGAACGAACGATTTTCAGCTAACAAAAACAACCACCACCCACTACAACGTCCCCCACGGGCTTGCCCCGTGGGAACGAAAGACTTTCAGCTAACAAAAACAACCACCACCGCCCCATGCCCCCCACGGGCTCGCCCCGTGGGAACGAAAGACTTTCAGCTAACAAAAACAACCACCACTCACTGCAACGTCCCCCACGGGCTCGCCCCGTGGGAACGAACGAATGTCAGCCAACAAAAACAACCACCACCCACTACAACGTCCCCCACGGGCTCGCCCCGTGGGAACGAACGATTTTCAGCTAACAAAAACAACCACCACCCACTACAACGTCCCCCACGGGCTCGCCCCGTGGGAACGAACGAATGTCAGCCAACAAAAACAACCACCACCCACTACAGCGTCCCCCACGGGCTTGCCCCGTGGGAACGAAAGACTTTCAGCTAACAAAAACAACCACCACCCACTGCACCGTCCCCCACGGGCTCGCCCCGTGGGAACGAACGACTTTCAGCTAAAAAAACAACCACCACCCACTGCACCGTCCCCCACGGGCTCGCCCCGTGGGAACGAACGACTTTCAGCTAAAAAAACAACCACCACTCACTGCAACGTCCCCCACGGGCTTGCCCCGTGGGAACGAACGATTTTCAGCTAACAAAAACAACCACCACCCACTGCACCGTCCCCCAAGGGCTTGCCCCGTGGGAACGAAAGACTTTCAGCTAACACACACGACAACCACCACCGCCCCATGCCCCCCACGGGCTCGCCCCGTGGGAAGCAAAAGTTCGGTAACCTATACCCCATGACACTCAAACCCCTCTACTTACCCGGCAACATCAAACCCGCCTATCGGCTTCGCTACGGATGGACCGGCTGGACATCGTCAGGCGATTTTCCCGCCATTCCCAGCGGTGGCCTCGCGGAACTTTCCGACGCTTGGAAACGCGACGCGATGCGACTGCTTCGTCATCGTATCGACGGAAATCAAATTCAGATGTTGTTCAGCACGAAACCGAGCGTCAGCCCAGCGTTCGTTGCACAGCGTGGCAAAGGGCGTCTCGATCACTATTTTCGCACCTCACCGATACCCGTTGTATTCTCTCGTAAAGTCGCCGTCCGATCGATCGGCGAAAATACGAACGAGCAAGTGCTTCACTACATCGCAAGGCAAGTCGAGAAGGAACCGTTCGTCGATCCTCAATTCGCTAATCGCATCGCGCCGTTTACAAAGCGTTTCGATGATGTGGATGTCAATAAGCCGATCGAAGTAAAGCGGGGACGCTATTGGTATGGATTGCATTTAGTTCTGGTCACTTCCGAGCGGTATCGGTTCAAGCAGCTTGATGCCTTCGAGCGAATCTTTCGCTGGTGTCATGCGATTGCGAGAAAGAAGGAGTACCGCTTGGGTGCCATTTCCGTGATGCCGGATCATTTACACCTTTGTTTGGTAGGCACGATCGAACAGAGTCCTGAAGCGATTGCATTGTCGTTTCAGAACAACTTGGCCTATGCGTTTGATCAAACGCGGATTTGGGAGCCAACGTACTATGTTGGAACGGTGGGTGCGTATGACATGGGTGCGGTGCGTAGGGTGAGGACTGATTCACTCACGGGACAAGCCCGTGGGGGTCTACACGATCCAAAGGCAACCTAGGTAGCTGGCAAACATTTGCTCCCACGGGACGAGCCCGTGGGGGGCCTCGTCCGCCGTGGGAACGAAAGATTGACAGCTAACACCCAACCAGCCCTAACCGCTCCCCACGTCCCCCACGGGACGAGCCCGTGGGGGGGCGGTTTTGGCGGCGCAGCACTGTTGGTAGCTGGCAAACATTCGCTCCCACGGGGCGAGCCCGTGGGGGGGCGTTGTGAATTTAGAGATTGCTCGAGACGTCGAACAACTTCAATGCATACTTCTTCTTACAAATTGTGAAATGATTACCATGACATTTACCTCCTCCCTCAACTCTCATCACCGGCGCTCCGTTCGCCATCTGGGTAAACGTGTACTTCGCAGCAATCACCGTCGGCGTCTCCGTCTCGAATCGCTCGAAAACCGTCGCCTACTCGCTTCGATCATCGTCAACACACTCGACGATGTTGTCCAAGCGGATTCGCAAACGAGTTTGCGCGAAGCGATCACCCAAGCCAATGCGAATCCTGATGCGGACATCATCTCTTTCGCTTCGCAGCTTCAAGGCTCCCGGTTGGAACTTCGGGATAAAGTAAACAGCGAATTCGGAAATACCATGCTGACCATTTCTTCCGATATCACCATCGTTGGTCCGCTGGAAATATCTCGAGATACCGATGACGGTGACGCGAGGTTGTTTTTCGTCGAGTCGTCAGGAACATTGACGCTCGACACGCTAACCGTATCCGGTGGAGAAGCGGTCGGCGGAAAAGGTGGTGACGCGGACGGTGGAGGTGGCGGTGGTGGTGGCGGATTTGGCGGCGCGATTTTTAATGTTGGCGTACTCCACATCGTCGATTCAACCTTAACCAACAACGTCGCTCGCGGCGGAGCGGGCGGACGTAGTGGTATCGATGGACTTGGCGGCGGCGGTGCCGCTGGCGGGTCCATCCGCCGCGATGCAGCCGATTCGACCACGGACACCGGAGCAACTGGTGTCGATGGATCGGGCGGCGGAGGAAACAAGACAACCGGCGCCGGTCGTCCGATCGGTCGATTCACGGTTCAATTTGGGGACGATGGAAACGCGACAACCGCATTTGGGGCGGGTGGCGGAGGCGGTGGTTTTAGCCAAATGACCACCTTCGCGCCCGACACGTTAGCTGGCGGCGGCAGCGGCGGTGGCGGCGGTTTTGGTGGCGGAGGTGGAGGCGTAGGAGATTCGGCGGGTGGCGAGAATGTGGTCACTCAGGATGCCGCCGACGGAGGCTTTGCTGGCGGAGAGGGACGCAGCGCCGGAGGTGGTGGCGGCGCTGGACTCGGTGGAGCCATTTTCAATAACTTTGGGACGGTCTCGATTCGCAACAGCACTCTCTCGGCAAACTCTGCCGTCGGCGGAATGGGGGGAGAGGGAAATGCTCGGGGAACGAGTTTTCAAGGTCAGTCAGGATCCGGATTCGGAGGAGCGGTCTTCAACCGAAGCGGCAACGTCACCATCTCGCAAACGACGATTGTCGACAACCTGGCTCGCGCGGGCAATTTCGGTGACGGTGGTGAATCACAAGGAGGCGGGGTCTATCACTTGCAGGACAGCTCCGGGACGGCAAGCCTGAGCCTGACCAACACGATCGTGGCGAATTCACAGTTCGATCGTTCGGATGTGGTCAACGACGGCGGCAGTGTTACTGGCAAGGCGAATTTAATCGAGCGACATGACGGCTTACCTGATGATGTGATCGCCAGTTCCGATGACCCAAAATTGGGATCGCTTGAAAGCAATGGTGGGCCTACCGCAACACACGCACTGCTTGCTGACAGCCCCGCTATCGATGCAGGGTTCGATGCCCAATCGACGACGCCGGAGCACACCTATGACTTAACCAGTTCACTTGATGATGCGAACAACGGCAGTTCCCTTGTTTCTCTCGGCGGCGCGGTCACCGCCAGTGGATACCAGTTCGGACCCAATCAAGGGTTGACCCTTTCGGGCGCGAACATTGATGCGGCGACTTACAGTATCGAAATCACTTTTTCGTTGAGTGAAGTGGATTCGTACAAAAAGATTATCGACTTCAAAAATAGCGAACTCGATTCGGGTCTTTATGTCAGAGCCAATCAGCTGAACTTTTATGGTTCCTCCGGATCGGTCGCTTCCGGTGGCACAATCCAGCCGGATGTTAAGCAAACGCTTCTGTTCACTCGTGATCATGCGACAAAATTGGTCGTCGGTTATCTGAATGGTAGTGAAGCGATTCGCTTTACCGATTCATCCGATCTTGCCGTCTTGTCGGGACCAAACAAAATAGTACGGTTCTTCGAAGATGATCGCGGGTTCAACGAAGCATCGGCTGGAACGGCTGCCCAGATCACGCTCTACAACTCGGTGGTTGGTAGTGGTGCAACCGTGTCCGCCTTCGACCAACGTGGCGAATCGTTTGCTCGGATCGTCAACAATGTCATCGATATCGGTGCCTTTGAATCCCAAATCGAAGTCGAAAACACCGCTCCGAATGTTTCCTTTCTGGGCGACCTGCGCGTTCCCATCAATACGCCCACGAAGCCGATCGCATTTACTCTGTTTGACGAGCAATCGTCCGCGGACAAGCTCACCCTTAACGTCGTTTCTTCCAACGAAACGTTGGTCCCCAGTTCCGCCATCACGCTCGCGGGCGTTGCCGGTAACCGCACCCTGATCGTGAATCCGGCCGAGGCTGAATCGGGAACCAGTACGATCACTGTCACGGTGACCGATCCAGGCGGGTTGACCGATCAATCGCAGTTTGTGATCACGGTTGATCCATCGAACTTGAGTATCAACTTTATCTATCTCGATAGCGGCACCGGGTTTGACGATCCTGTGTTGGGCCAGGCAAGACGCGATGCACTCGAGCGTGCAGGCAGGACATTCACAAGCTGGTTTGACCACAGTGGCGTAATCGACATTGAAGTCGATCCGTTCACTCCAAATGAAAACACCACCGTCCTGGCGAGTGCTGGCGGCTATTATCCGAGCACAAGTAACCCCGGCTTTGGCAACCCATCGCCACTCGAGGTTGAATTGCTTACCGGCGTGAACAACTCGCGTGCGGTTGCCTCAATGGGTGTTAACTTTAGCAACCGCAATAATTTCGCGTTTGGCGATTCGATCAATAGCAACCAACAAGACTTCCACGCGACGATGCTGCATGAGCTAACGCACGCTTTCGGCTTCTTTGGCAATATTCGCTCCGATGGAAAATCGGACTTGCGCGGGCGAGACAATGTTTGGGGACCGTACGACCAATTTGTCGCCGACAGTAGCGGCGTAGCGATCATTGATCCGGTCACATTCCTGGTGGACAAACCTCGCTGGGACGCGGCAAAGTCCAACTCGCTAACCTTTATCGGTCCCCATGCGATGGCAGCCAATGGCGGATCGCCCGTGCCATTGTATTCCCCTTCCGTTTTCAATATCAGCGACAGTGTTTCGCATCTCGATGACGATGCGGCCGGAATCAGTAGCCGGACTCATATGATGACATCGATTGCCTTCAAGGGATTAAGCGCGCGTGAATTTCATCCGATCGAGCGTGGCATCATGTTGGACCTGGGTTATAAGTTGACCGGCATCGCTGACGATTCGCCTACGCTTTCGCAAGTGGACGCGCAAAGCATCGCGGTCAATACGGCGACGTCGTCGATTCCGCTAACCGTCTTCGATGCGCAAACCGATGTCGATGATTTGACGATCACTGCGACGTCTTCCAATACCGCACTGGTTCCGAACTCCGCTGCCAACCTCACCCTCTCGGGCACCGGTATCGGTCGCGCGATCACCGTCACTCCCCTGCCAAATCAATCCGGAAAAGCCACGATCACGATGACCGTGACCGATGGCGATGGACTGACTGACACACAAGTCTTCGAACTCAATGTCGCTGGTGTCACGGGTGGTCTCGATCTCGATTTCGGCGATGCCCCCACAGCCGCCCAGACAGGCTTGGCCGCAGATTACCCTGTCACGATTGCCCAAGATGGTGCCCGCCATGAAATCAGCGACTTGTTTCTAGGCTCGCTAATCGACGCCGAAACGGACGGCATCCCTGACGCTCAAGCCGGACAAGGCGACATCGGTGGCGATGACAACGACAATACCGCCGACGAGGACGGTGTGTTTGTGCTGGCCAATATCTTCACGACATCGGATACCGTGATCACATCCAGCTTTGAAGTGATCGCGTCGGCCGCAGGGAAAGTGGATGCTTGGATCGATTTTGACCAAGACGGAATTTGGCAAGAGAGCGAACACATTCTCGATAGCGTTGATGTGGTCGCCGGGAGCAATGTGGTCAGTTATCAAATTCCCGCCGGTGCAACAGCGGGTAGCACGGGGGCGAGATTTCGCCTTAGCACCGTTGGCAATCTGCTGCCGACCGGCAAAGCCGACAACGGCGAAGTCGAAGATTACATGGCGTTAGTCGAAACCGCAAACGCCAGCATCTTAGAGCTAACATCCGTCTCTTCGGCAGCGATGACCATTGAATCGATCGGCGGTGAAGTGATCGCTCGCCAGGACCAAACGTTTCTGTTTCGCGGGCCGCTATCCGCGGTTGGATACCTAGACTATCTAGGCGGTGACGATGACGGCACGTTGATCCTGACCGCGTCGCCCAGCGTCTTTACAAACGGAATCTTCTTAAACGCAGACGCGGGCAACGACACGTTAGTTTTGTCGGGAACAAGCCCCATCCTGGATGTGGCCAGCTTGCCAGCCAACTCAATCGTGGGATTCGAAATCATCGATCTGTTGGCCGCGGCCTCTGGTAAGCTCATCCTTCAAGAAAGCGATGTCACGGGAATCCCCGATGCAGGTAAGACACTGCGGGTCCAGATGGACCGAAGTGATATGCTCGAGCTATCAGTTGACACCACCAACAACCGCGACAACCGGTATGCGGTCACGGGCACTCGAGTCATTGATGGCAAATTGGCCGTCCAAGTCAAATCCGACTCCGCCAGCTTAGAGATATCAGGACTCAACTGGACCAACCCGCTGAACCGTTTCGATGTGAACAATTCTGGTAACGTCTCCGCAGCGGATGCGTTGGCGATTATCAACGCGCTGAGCGACCCCGTGTTTTCGGGGGCGGACGGGACGTTGATCGATCCCGCCAGTGTAGTCGATTTCTCGATTTCGAAATTTCTGGATCCAACGGGAGAAGGCAAGCTAACGGCGAATGACGCATTGGTAATCATCAACTTCCTCAGCGAAGTATCCTCCCCGCCCCCAGCCGCCGAGCAGATCGTGACGACACTTGCACAAGACATTGTCCTCGCAAACCACCGATCAGAGACGAAGTCTA is part of the Novipirellula aureliae genome and harbors:
- a CDS encoding choice-of-anchor Q domain-containing protein — encoded protein: MITMTFTSSLNSHHRRSVRHLGKRVLRSNHRRRLRLESLENRRLLASIIVNTLDDVVQADSQTSLREAITQANANPDADIISFASQLQGSRLELRDKVNSEFGNTMLTISSDITIVGPLEISRDTDDGDARLFFVESSGTLTLDTLTVSGGEAVGGKGGDADGGGGGGGGGFGGAIFNVGVLHIVDSTLTNNVARGGAGGRSGIDGLGGGGAAGGSIRRDAADSTTDTGATGVDGSGGGGNKTTGAGRPIGRFTVQFGDDGNATTAFGAGGGGGGFSQMTTFAPDTLAGGGSGGGGGFGGGGGGVGDSAGGENVVTQDAADGGFAGGEGRSAGGGGGAGLGGAIFNNFGTVSIRNSTLSANSAVGGMGGEGNARGTSFQGQSGSGFGGAVFNRSGNVTISQTTIVDNLARAGNFGDGGESQGGGVYHLQDSSGTASLSLTNTIVANSQFDRSDVVNDGGSVTGKANLIERHDGLPDDVIASSDDPKLGSLESNGGPTATHALLADSPAIDAGFDAQSTTPEHTYDLTSSLDDANNGSSLVSLGGAVTASGYQFGPNQGLTLSGANIDAATYSIEITFSLSEVDSYKKIIDFKNSELDSGLYVRANQLNFYGSSGSVASGGTIQPDVKQTLLFTRDHATKLVVGYLNGSEAIRFTDSSDLAVLSGPNKIVRFFEDDRGFNEASAGTAAQITLYNSVVGSGATVSAFDQRGESFARIVNNVIDIGAFESQIEVENTAPNVSFLGDLRVPINTPTKPIAFTLFDEQSSADKLTLNVVSSNETLVPSSAITLAGVAGNRTLIVNPAEAESGTSTITVTVTDPGGLTDQSQFVITVDPSNLSINFIYLDSGTGFDDPVLGQARRDALERAGRTFTSWFDHSGVIDIEVDPFTPNENTTVLASAGGYYPSTSNPGFGNPSPLEVELLTGVNNSRAVASMGVNFSNRNNFAFGDSINSNQQDFHATMLHELTHAFGFFGNIRSDGKSDLRGRDNVWGPYDQFVADSSGVAIIDPVTFLVDKPRWDAAKSNSLTFIGPHAMAANGGSPVPLYSPSVFNISDSVSHLDDDAAGISSRTHMMTSIAFKGLSAREFHPIERGIMLDLGYKLTGIADDSPTLSQVDAQSIAVNTATSSIPLTVFDAQTDVDDLTITATSSNTALVPNSAANLTLSGTGIGRAITVTPLPNQSGKATITMTVTDGDGLTDTQVFELNVAGVTGGLDLDFGDAPTAAQTGLAADYPVTIAQDGARHEISDLFLGSLIDAETDGIPDAQAGQGDIGGDDNDNTADEDGVFVLANIFTTSDTVITSSFEVIASAAGKVDAWIDFDQDGIWQESEHILDSVDVVAGSNVVSYQIPAGATAGSTGARFRLSTVGNLLPTGKADNGEVEDYMALVETANASILELTSVSSAAMTIESIGGEVIARQDQTFLFRGPLSAVGYLDYLGGDDDGTLILTASPSVFTNGIFLNADAGNDTLVLSGTSPILDVASLPANSIVGFEIIDLLAAASGKLILQESDVTGIPDAGKTLRVQMDRSDMLELSVDTTNNRDNRYAVTGTRVIDGKLAVQVKSDSASLEISGLNWTNPLNRFDVNNSGNVSAADALAIINALSDPVFSGADGTLIDPASVVDFSISKFLDPTGEGKLTANDALVIINFLSEVSSPPPAAEQIVTTLAQDIVLANHRSETKSTPEQPTPVDEAPQTVFTHAADDEVLARFNPRAIHSYVREVELAQADEDEFDLESTIAMLSTERRST
- a CDS encoding transposase, with translation MTLKPLYLPGNIKPAYRLRYGWTGWTSSGDFPAIPSGGLAELSDAWKRDAMRLLRHRIDGNQIQMLFSTKPSVSPAFVAQRGKGRLDHYFRTSPIPVVFSRKVAVRSIGENTNEQVLHYIARQVEKEPFVDPQFANRIAPFTKRFDDVDVNKPIEVKRGRYWYGLHLVLVTSERYRFKQLDAFERIFRWCHAIARKKEYRLGAISVMPDHLHLCLVGTIEQSPEAIALSFQNNLAYAFDQTRIWEPTYYVGTVGAYDMGAVRRVRTDSLTGQARGGLHDPKAT